Proteins found in one Brevibacillus brevis genomic segment:
- a CDS encoding glycosyltransferase family A protein, which produces MEELIVWLLAAFGCSSLLVMIAERWTNRTDSVSELPHEHYRLLVRNSEQVLERVVRSLLFRSYWSGRPIRITLIDDGSDDDTKRMTAVLNRYPYGYCLGDVQEEIAAGTIVIDLRENKEGA; this is translated from the coding sequence ATGGAAGAGCTGATTGTATGGCTTTTGGCAGCATTTGGCTGCTCCTCTTTGCTGGTAATGATCGCAGAGCGCTGGACCAATCGGACAGATAGCGTGAGCGAGCTCCCGCATGAGCATTATCGGTTGCTGGTGCGCAATTCGGAACAGGTGCTGGAACGTGTAGTGAGGAGTCTGCTGTTTCGCTCGTATTGGAGTGGCAGACCGATCCGAATTACCTTGATAGATGATGGATCTGACGATGATACGAAACGGATGACAGCCGTCTTGAATCGTTATCCGTACGGCTATTGTTTAGGAGACGTACAGGAAGAGATAGCGGCTGGAACCATTGTCATTGATCTGCGGGAGAATAAAGAGGGAGCATAA